In one window of Arthrobacter pascens DNA:
- the groL gene encoding chaperonin GroEL (60 kDa chaperone family; promotes refolding of misfolded polypeptides especially under stressful conditions; forms two stacked rings of heptamers to form a barrel-shaped 14mer; ends can be capped by GroES; misfolded proteins enter the barrel where they are refolded when GroES binds), giving the protein MAKIIAFDEEARRGLERGLNILADAVKVTLGPRGRNVVLEKKWGAPTITNDGVSIAKEIELDDPYEKIGAELVKEVAKKTDDVAGDGTTTATVLAQALVKEGLRNVAAGADPLSLKRGIEKAVEAVTRELLDNAKEIETKEEIAATASISAGDDEIGALIAEALDKVGKEGVITVEESNTFGLELELTEGMRFDKGYISAYFVTDAERQETVLEDPYILIVNSKISNVKELVAVLEKVMQSNKPLLIIAEDIEGEALATLIVNKIRGTFKSVAVKAPGFGDRRKAQLADIAVLTGGQVIAEEVGLKLETAGLELLGRARKVVVTKDETTIVEGAGDADQIAGRVSQIRAEIENSDSDYDREKLQERLAKLAGGVAVIKAGAATEVELKERKHRIEDAVRNAKAAVEEGIVAGGGVALIQAGLKAFANLQLEGDEATGANIVRVAIDAPLKQIAFNAGLEPGVVVDKVRGLPAGHGLNAATGEYVDLLAAGINDPVKVTRSALQNAASIAGLFLTTEAVVADKPEKNAPAMGGGGDDMGGMGGF; this is encoded by the coding sequence ATGGCCAAGATCATTGCATTTGATGAAGAGGCACGCCGCGGTCTTGAGCGGGGCCTGAACATCCTCGCCGACGCCGTCAAGGTCACCCTCGGCCCGCGTGGACGCAACGTCGTCCTCGAAAAGAAGTGGGGCGCCCCCACGATCACCAACGATGGTGTTTCCATCGCCAAGGAGATCGAGCTGGACGACCCTTACGAGAAGATCGGCGCCGAGCTGGTCAAGGAAGTTGCCAAGAAGACGGACGACGTCGCAGGTGACGGAACCACCACGGCCACCGTTCTGGCACAGGCACTGGTCAAGGAAGGCCTGCGCAACGTCGCTGCCGGAGCCGACCCGCTGTCCCTCAAGCGCGGCATCGAGAAGGCAGTGGAAGCGGTAACCCGCGAGCTGCTGGACAATGCCAAGGAAATCGAAACCAAGGAAGAGATCGCGGCCACCGCCTCGATCTCCGCCGGTGACGACGAGATCGGTGCCCTGATTGCCGAAGCACTGGACAAGGTGGGCAAGGAAGGCGTCATCACGGTCGAGGAGTCCAACACCTTCGGCCTGGAGCTCGAGCTCACCGAAGGCATGCGCTTCGACAAGGGCTACATCTCCGCTTACTTCGTCACCGACGCAGAGCGTCAGGAAACTGTCCTTGAGGACCCGTACATCCTGATCGTCAACTCCAAGATCTCCAACGTCAAGGAACTGGTTGCCGTCCTTGAAAAGGTCATGCAGTCCAACAAGCCGCTGCTGATCATTGCCGAAGACATCGAGGGCGAGGCACTGGCCACCCTGATCGTCAACAAGATCCGTGGCACGTTCAAGTCCGTCGCCGTCAAGGCTCCGGGCTTCGGCGACCGCCGCAAGGCCCAGCTGGCCGACATCGCTGTTCTCACCGGTGGCCAGGTCATCGCCGAGGAAGTCGGACTCAAGTTGGAGACCGCCGGCCTGGAACTCCTGGGACGCGCCCGCAAGGTTGTTGTCACCAAGGACGAGACCACCATCGTTGAAGGTGCCGGCGACGCCGACCAGATCGCTGGCCGTGTGTCCCAGATCCGTGCCGAAATCGAAAACTCCGATTCCGACTACGACCGCGAGAAGCTGCAGGAGCGCCTGGCCAAGCTGGCCGGTGGCGTTGCAGTCATCAAGGCCGGTGCCGCAACCGAGGTTGAGCTCAAGGAACGCAAGCACCGCATTGAGGACGCAGTCCGCAACGCCAAGGCTGCTGTTGAAGAAGGCATCGTCGCCGGTGGTGGCGTTGCGCTGATCCAGGCCGGCCTGAAGGCGTTCGCCAACCTGCAGCTTGAAGGCGACGAGGCAACCGGTGCGAACATCGTCCGCGTTGCCATCGACGCCCCGCTGAAGCAGATCGCCTTCAACGCAGGCCTTGAGCCCGGCGTTGTGGTTGACAAGGTACGCGGCCTGCCCGCAGGCCACGGCCTGAACGCAGCTACCGGCGAGTACGTCGACCTGCTGGCTGCCGGCATCAACGACCCCGTCAAGGTGACCCGCTCTGCACTGCAGAACGCGGCTTCCATTGCCGGCCTGTTCCTCACCACCGAGGCTGTAGTGGCCGACAAGCCGGAGAAGAACGCTCCGGCCATGGGCGGCGGCGGCGACGACATGGGCGGCATGGGCGGCTTCTAG